A stretch of DNA from bacterium:
TTGGGGGGGAGGGTCCGGAGGGCGTCCCAGCGAGCGAGCGCGATCTCAAACTCCGCCTGGCAATAGGGCCGGGTGAAGAAGTCCGGACTCAGGAAGCAGACGAGGACCCGGGCCTCCAGGGCCGCCTGCAGGATCGCCTCGCTGATCGGCTCGCCCGGCAGCATGGCGGACTGGTCGACAAAAGCTTCGCCGGGGGCGAGGGCAGCCGCCAGGGCGGCGGCAAGCGCGCTGGCCGCGGTCCGGGAATAGGAAATGAAGACCGCAGGAACGTTCACCGGAGAGTACATAGCCTCCAGGCAGAGAGACGATGACTTAGTAAGTGGACCCGGACCCTGCAGGTTAAGCGCTGTCGGGGGCGGGCCGTACCCAGCGGACGATCAACTCGGCTTCCCCGCTGGCGGCTCCCTGGATGACTTCGGTGCGGAGCAGCATGGTGCCGTTCCGCGCCAGGGTTACCTCGTGATAGCGCCCGATGTTGGTGCCTGAGGGCACAGCGAGATCACCTGTTTCACCCGCCGTAGGGGGATCGCCGACCCCAGGGCAGGGATAAGGATCCTCGCCGGGCGCGGCGTCGAGGGTCCAGAGGCGTTCGTAGTGCTGCACCTGGGTCCCAGAACTGTTGAGGGTGGTTGCGAGTTCCACCATCCGGGAGCCGAAGGGGGACTCCCAGACCAGTGTGGACTGGAGCGCCTGCATGGGATTAGCAAGCTGGGGGGGACAGCTGGCACTTTGCCAGGTCCCAGCCTCAGCCGCGGTCCGGGAACTTGCGGTATAGCAGACCGAGACTTCACCATTGCCACGGGGGTCATCCGCTCGCCGGATATAGGCCCAGTGGTTATTGAAACTGTTTACGCTAAATTCAATGCCGAAATAATTCATAAAATACTTACCGCCCAGGCTGAGCGAGCCTCTGCCCAATTGCCCATCAGAGCTACGCTGATTAAAGTACTTCACTTTTGTGTCCCCTGGCTCGGCATCCAGCCAGCCTGTATACCAGATATTGCTTTCCTCAAAATCATCCGAGTCGCTCCTGAAAAGTGGGCCAACCGCAGCTTTAATTTCCATGTCTTCCAGGTGCAATTGCACATCTGGCAGGTGGCTCTGGTTCTGTGCGCTCCAGCCCACCAGGATGGGATACTCGCTTCCGACCATTTGAGTCCATTGCACCCGGTTGAGGGGTCCCAGATGTGTCGGGACCTGCACCTGGACATCTGTGAACTGGCTGTTCCATTCATCGAGAGGTGTCAGGTGAATGACATCCCCCGCCTGAGTGATCTCCGCGAGGAGGGCTGTGACCGGCGCGGCAAACGCATTGTGAAACCAGGCTTGTGGCAACGCTGCGGCCTGATGAGGCAATTGCGCCAACTTGCGCGCGGCGATCAGGTCGCGGACTGTGACTTTGGGAGCCAGCGCAGGGCTCGCAGGCTGCAGACGCATTAGCAGCAAGCTGGTGGTGACCAAAGGATTACTCGTATCCAGACGGGCCAGGAGTAAAACCTCGCCGGTCGCGCTGCTTTCAAACAGCTCCGTACGGTGGAGCTGCGAAAGCAGGACCCCGCAATGCGACGTTCCCACCTCCACTTCTCCCTGAGTCATCGCTGAACCACGATCTAAGAGAGAAAAGCCGTTATCGACCGCCATGATGCGGATCCTCCCTGGATTCAAGACTCCACTGGCCTCTCACGAACCCCCGTAATATACCAGAAAATACAGCAGTACCAAGGTCCAATTATCACCGTTGGGTAACGAGTCACTGTAGAGGGCTGAAAGCGCCGTTCCAGCCTCTGCTACGCTCTCGCCGATGGCACCCAGGCTGCCCGTGACAGCCCTGCTGGATGGGCGACCCGGCCACGAATCCCAGGTCCGGGGGCTCCTCGCTTGCCTGCCGGAGCCCGGTGATGTGCAGTTTATGACGCTCCCCCTCGACCCCCTGCCAGGAGAACGACAGCTGGCAGTCTGGGCGCTGGCGGTCCGTCATCTCTCCGCGAAGCCACCGATCGGACTCCTCCAGGAACTCCTCGGCGCGGACTACGACATCATCGCGCGCCACGGACCCCGCCTGATCATCGCCGCCGGGTCGCGGGCCGGACTCTACTCCTACTGCCTGGCACGGATCCTCTGGGCCTCTACGGTCCAGGCCATGACCCACGGACTTCTCAAGACCGCTTTCACCCTCAATGTCGTCCCGGCCCATGACCATCCCACGCCTGGTCCACAGGTGGTGGTGGTCAGTACTGCACCAAACCCGTATCTGCCGTCGATCGCCGCGGAAGCTGCGAGGACCTTCGCGACATCGGAAGGGCTCGACCCGCGGGCCACCTGGTGGAGTCTGCTTGTGGGAGGACCCCCTGCTGGCGCAGGGGCAGCGGCGGTCGATGACGCGCTGGTTGTGGCGGAAGTGCTGGAACTCTGCCGACGTGCCACCGAGGCGTCTGCGGAGTTGCTGATCAGCACGTCGCGACGCACCCCCCCTGCGCTCACCGATGCCCTGATGCAGGAAGTCGCATCGCAGTCCGTGGTCCGATTCTTTCAGGATTTTCGCAAGGATGATCGCCGCACCGCCGGAGCGCTGCTTGGCCTGGGGCGTCAGGTTTTTCTGACCCCCGACAGCATCAGCATGGTGTCGGAAGCGCTTTGGGCCGGACGTGGCGTTACGTTGCTGCCGCTGCTCCGATCGCCCCAAGGGACACCGCTGTTGCCTCCCGGGAAACATGCCCGCTTTTTGACACCATTGCTGGATGCCGGTGACATCCGGTGGGTCACCCCCAGTTGGGCCCCCCCCTTGTCACGCACCGACCCTGCATACCGCCACCCCGATTTCCTCGCGATCCAGACCGCCCTGCGCCGCCTCGTGACCGATCTGAGCTGAACTGCGCTGGAGAGCACAGCATCGGTCGAGGCTCATCGGGAGTACGCTATGGCGCTGGGCAGACTGCCCGCCGAGACTGCAGACCACCAGGAGCCCTGACTGATGCCCCGAAGCACCCGCCCCATCAAGAGCAGTCCCGATGGTCCCAAGCCGGGTCGCAAAGGCGTCGGCGCGAAGCCCGCCGGGAGCCGTCCGGGAGCGCCACCCAAGAAGGGCCAGACCCGACAACGGCTCGCCGAAAAGGGGGGGCCCAAGGGGACACCCATCCGGTCGACGGTCGAGGGCGTTGAGCCCGTACGGGGCGTGGCCAGCAAAAAGACCCGGTCCCGCAAAGCGCTTGCCCAGGGAGTCCCACAGTATGTTCCGGAGAAGAAGCGGAAGCCCGGGGAGAGTCGCCATGCCATCAGTCCGGGTGGTCCGAGTGTCGACAGTGTGGCGAAGGGGTCGCGCCGCAAGCCCGCCCCAGCAGGTGGCCCTGCGCCCCGGGGTCCCCGGAGTGTGACCCCGCGGGCGGATGCCGGGAAGCCGACTGAGCCGCGACCGGTCCGAACCGCGGTGCGAAGCGAGAAACCATCGCAGCAGGAGCGACTGGCGTATGGCCGGCATCCCGTGTCGGAACTGCTGGGCCAGGGGCAGGTCGAGCGGCTGTTTCTGCAGGAGGGTCTCCAGGGAGACCGTTTCATGGTGGGCCTCGAGCGGGAAGCCCGCGCGAGGAATATTGGGGTGAACTGGGTTAATGAGGGGTACTTTGCATCCCGCATCGGTGAGAATCCGCATCAGGGAGTTTTGGCACAGGTGCGACCCTACCCGTACGCCACCCTCGATGAAATTCTGACGCAGGCGCGGGAATTGAAAGATTTGGGGCAGATCGGACGCGCCACGATATTGCTGCTGGATGGGCTGGAGGATCCGGGGAATCTGGGAGGGATTTTGCGGACCGCCGCCGGTTTGGGAATCGCGGGGGTGG
This window harbors:
- the rlmB gene encoding 23S rRNA (guanosine-2'-O-)-methyltransferase RlmB, yielding MPRSTRPIKSSPDGPKPGRKGVGAKPAGSRPGAPPKKGQTRQRLAEKGGPKGTPIRSTVEGVEPVRGVASKKTRSRKALAQGVPQYVPEKKRKPGESRHAISPGGPSVDSVAKGSRRKPAPAGGPAPRGPRSVTPRADAGKPTEPRPVRTAVRSEKPSQQERLAYGRHPVSELLGQGQVERLFLQEGLQGDRFMVGLEREARARNIGVNWVNEGYFASRIGENPHQGVLAQVRPYPYATLDEILTQARELKDLGQIGRATILLLDGLEDPGNLGGILRTAAGLGIAGVVLPGRRAAGVTAAVYKTSAGTVGRIPLARVANLRYALEELKAAGWWSVAATAQGDRLPAALPSDVPLVLVMGAEHSGISPQLEKECDFRVAIPLQHGVESLNVSAATAILLAGMVGIYR